In Treponema primitia ZAS-2, a genomic segment contains:
- the flhF gene encoding flagellar biosynthesis protein FlhF — translation MSVEQFIEQGASYSECLQKVRLKYGERAKVMNYRTIRMGGFLGLFTREGVEMTGYISTDIRYATMGGYGASSSGLAQGARQPGQTSLTSHNIPTAQNGQTGLANQTLDFEEEKKKILAANNKTDPTLQKLLNEVKTLSEKLDANVRPQGEEHPTLGRLEEIFYQNDFSPGYTKAMLERVRKEFSLEDLGNYDVVQDKVVEWIGETIKIHNTTQSRRKSRILVLVGPTGVGKTTTIAKLAAAYGIDGWGRPPLAVRMITIDGYRIAAKEQLEIYGDIMGIPVSYVNTTDELRKTLAFYENGADLILVDTIGKSPRDAVKLGEMKQFLEVCGSSAEVHLALAASTKYSDIKEIIRQFAPFNFQSVVITKLDETVRVGNVISALEAEGKPVAYITDGQPVDKHIHRASVVRFLINLEGFRINREEIEQRFPPGASTEAAGRSSPLNGEK, via the coding sequence GTGTCTGTAGAACAGTTTATAGAACAGGGCGCATCCTATTCGGAATGTTTACAGAAGGTCCGCCTGAAATACGGTGAACGGGCCAAAGTGATGAACTACCGGACCATCCGCATGGGGGGCTTTTTAGGTCTCTTTACCCGGGAAGGGGTGGAGATGACCGGGTATATTTCCACTGATATCCGCTATGCCACCATGGGCGGCTATGGCGCTTCTTCCTCCGGCCTGGCTCAGGGCGCCAGGCAGCCTGGTCAAACTAGCCTGACTAGTCATAATATTCCGACAGCTCAGAACGGCCAGACGGGTCTGGCAAATCAGACCTTGGACTTTGAAGAAGAGAAGAAAAAGATCCTTGCGGCGAATAATAAGACAGACCCCACCCTGCAAAAACTCCTCAATGAAGTAAAAACCCTGAGCGAAAAGCTTGATGCCAATGTACGTCCCCAGGGGGAGGAACACCCTACCCTGGGCCGTCTGGAGGAGATCTTCTATCAAAACGATTTTTCCCCCGGCTATACCAAGGCCATGCTGGAACGGGTCAGAAAAGAATTTTCCCTGGAAGATCTGGGAAATTACGATGTAGTCCAGGATAAGGTGGTGGAATGGATAGGGGAAACCATAAAAATACATAATACAACCCAGAGCCGCCGCAAGAGCCGGATACTGGTCCTGGTTGGCCCCACCGGGGTAGGGAAGACCACCACCATTGCCAAGCTGGCCGCCGCCTACGGGATAGACGGCTGGGGCCGCCCCCCCCTGGCGGTGCGGATGATCACCATCGACGGCTACCGTATCGCCGCCAAAGAGCAGCTTGAGATCTACGGGGACATCATGGGCATCCCGGTCTCCTACGTAAACACCACCGATGAGCTGCGGAAAACCCTGGCCTTCTACGAGAATGGCGCGGACCTGATTCTGGTGGATACCATTGGAAAGAGTCCCCGGGACGCGGTGAAACTGGGGGAAATGAAACAGTTTCTGGAAGTTTGCGGTTCCTCCGCAGAGGTACACCTGGCCCTGGCGGCAAGTACCAAGTACAGTGACATCAAGGAAATAATCCGGCAGTTTGCCCCCTTCAATTTCCAGTCCGTGGTGATCACCAAGCTGGACGAAACCGTACGGGTGGGGAATGTGATTTCCGCCCTGGAAGCGGAGGGCAAGCCGGTGGCCTATATCACCGATGGCCAGCCGGTAGATAAGCATATTCATCGGGCCAGTGTGGTCCGGTTCTTAATCAACCTTGAGGGATTCCGGATCAACCGGGAAGAAATTGAGCAGCGATTTCCCCCTGGAGCCTCCACCGAGGCGGCAGGTCGAAGTTCCCCTCTGAATGGAGAAAAGTAA
- the whiG gene encoding RNA polymerase sigma factor WhiG produces the protein MGKVLGNNLTEYSLEEKTEEELWQEYRQNHDPRIRETFIKQYAPLVKYVAGKLAVGMPHNVEFDDLVGFGVFGLLDAIDKFDPDKNVKFKTYAVTRIRGAIFDELRSIDWVPRSVRQKTREVDEAVGALEAQLGRTATDQEIANSLGMDESEYLKTMMKISGTSILSLNDVWFSGDENDKVSIGDSIESPSSLNPDVIVEKNEIRRVIVEAIEELPDKEKKILVLYYYEDLTLKEIGQVLEVTESRVSQLHTKAILRLRAKLTNIRKGIM, from the coding sequence ATGGGGAAGGTCCTCGGGAATAATCTTACGGAATATTCTCTGGAAGAAAAGACAGAAGAGGAACTCTGGCAGGAATACCGCCAAAACCACGATCCCAGGATCCGTGAGACCTTTATTAAACAGTACGCCCCGCTGGTAAAGTATGTGGCCGGAAAACTCGCGGTCGGCATGCCCCATAATGTTGAATTTGATGACCTGGTAGGATTCGGTGTTTTCGGCCTTTTGGATGCTATTGATAAATTTGACCCGGATAAAAATGTAAAATTTAAGACCTATGCGGTAACCCGCATACGGGGCGCCATTTTTGACGAACTGCGGTCCATAGACTGGGTCCCCCGGTCGGTGCGGCAGAAGACCCGGGAGGTGGACGAAGCCGTAGGCGCCCTGGAAGCCCAGCTGGGCCGTACTGCCACGGATCAGGAAATCGCCAATTCCCTGGGGATGGATGAAAGCGAATACCTCAAGACCATGATGAAAATTTCCGGTACATCCATCCTTTCCCTGAATGATGTATGGTTTTCCGGGGATGAAAACGACAAGGTCTCCATCGGGGACAGTATTGAATCCCCCTCAAGCCTCAATCCGGACGTGATCGTAGAAAAGAACGAAATCCGCCGGGTCATCGTGGAAGCCATAGAGGAACTGCCAGACAAAGAAAAAAAGATACTGGTTCTCTATTATTATGAGGACCTGACCCTGAAAGAAATTGGACAGGTCTTGGAAGTAACCGAATCCCGGGTATCCCAGCTGCATACCAAGGCAATCCTGCGGCTCCGGGCAAAACTTACAAATATCCGCAAGGGTATCATGTAA
- a CDS encoding MinD/ParA family protein → MEDQAENLREIMRKKRGASEPAQDKPKEGKRARVITITSGKGGVGKTNVSVNMALAYARLGKKVVVMDADLGMANVNVMLNMIPKWSLYHVIRKQKTMKEIMVETEYGISIVAGASGFSKIANLTEDERMNFIEELDTLSNADIIIIDTSAGVSSNVLDFIAAADDAVIVTTPEPTAITDAYGIIKIIATEIDSLNMGLKLVVNRVRTVAEAKKVADRITNSAGQFLNLKVDYLGFIYEDTVVSHAVLRQRPFMVIDPKCKASLCIQHIVGRMEKSDIKESGGFGNMIKRIFSGN, encoded by the coding sequence ATGGAAGATCAGGCGGAAAACTTACGGGAAATAATGCGAAAAAAGCGGGGCGCCTCGGAGCCTGCCCAGGATAAACCCAAGGAGGGTAAGCGGGCCCGGGTCATCACCATCACCAGCGGCAAAGGCGGGGTGGGAAAGACCAATGTGTCGGTCAACATGGCCCTAGCCTATGCCCGGCTGGGTAAAAAGGTGGTGGTCATGGACGCCGACCTGGGGATGGCCAATGTCAATGTGATGCTTAACATGATCCCCAAATGGAGCCTCTACCATGTGATCCGCAAACAAAAAACCATGAAGGAAATTATGGTGGAAACCGAATACGGGATCTCCATCGTAGCCGGGGCCTCAGGGTTTTCCAAAATCGCCAACCTCACCGAGGATGAGCGGATGAATTTTATCGAGGAGCTGGATACCCTGTCCAATGCGGACATCATCATCATCGACACCTCCGCAGGGGTTTCCAGTAATGTGCTGGACTTTATCGCCGCCGCGGATGATGCGGTGATTGTCACCACCCCGGAACCCACAGCCATCACCGACGCCTATGGGATCATCAAGATCATAGCCACGGAAATTGACAGCCTGAACATGGGGCTTAAACTGGTGGTTAACCGGGTTAGAACCGTAGCAGAGGCAAAGAAGGTGGCTGACCGGATAACCAATAGCGCCGGCCAGTTTCTGAACCTCAAGGTTGATTACCTGGGATTCATTTATGAGGACACTGTAGTCTCCCATGCGGTACTGCGGCAGCGTCCCTTTATGGTAATTGATCCCAAATGCAAGGCCTCGCTCTGCATACAGCATATTGTGGGGCGCATGGAAAAGAGCGATATTAAAGAAAGCGGGGGCTTCGGGAATATGATTAAACGGATTTTTAGCGGCAATTAG
- a CDS encoding FapA family protein: MVDFVQLQHVMKEQLDQDRAISAVEAQGPTLDDAVSQAAALLNIPIRRMEYEVTERGSTGFMGSGKKDWKIKAYERAFAADESAQDESFDNDADFEIEAPLIQEKNGEVFVHLLHDGAFIKVTQPIGKGKRATDAQAMAALGARQVKDINQAAVNEAVKAATGEYIRVGDFQHNSGADASMTVEITDQEMRALLYVTPPGEGGHDITVETYKNFLKSNQVYYGIDEEFLVEFADNPSYKEKILIAEGAQPVNGRDAYLQYNFETDQSKVRIKEGANGKVDFKDLNIIQNVVESQPLAKKIAPERGAPGRTVTGKQLAARDGKDMALPLGKNVHVGDDGVTIIADMNGQVVEVSGKINVEPVYTVQGDVNLKTGNIMFLGTVIINGNVEDGFSVQAAGNIEVNGTVEKAELDAEGDIIVHQGITGSKAGCIIRAGKSLWARFIENTAIEAGNMVVASDGIINSRVDAFKRIICQGKRASIVGGRLRASEEINAKVLGSPTAGTETICEVGVDPKTKELLTQLFEKKATMEKQLEEIQLNIQTLVNIKKQRKSLPEDKESYLAELEEKRVEIITDLKKNETEIEKAQDFLGNIQARGRVSASAKVYPGVRIIIKDAKEDVRTEYRAVTFVLENGLVQVTQYEEPDAEAMRGPDGYTTN, encoded by the coding sequence ATGGTCGATTTTGTCCAACTGCAACATGTAATGAAGGAACAGTTGGATCAGGACAGGGCCATAAGTGCCGTGGAAGCCCAGGGCCCCACCCTGGATGATGCGGTTTCCCAGGCAGCGGCCCTGCTCAATATCCCCATCCGAAGAATGGAATACGAAGTTACGGAACGGGGCTCAACGGGCTTTATGGGTTCCGGTAAAAAAGACTGGAAGATCAAGGCCTATGAACGGGCCTTTGCTGCAGATGAATCGGCCCAGGATGAATCCTTTGACAATGATGCTGACTTTGAAATTGAAGCCCCGCTTATTCAGGAAAAAAACGGAGAGGTTTTTGTCCATCTGCTCCATGACGGCGCTTTTATCAAAGTTACCCAGCCCATCGGCAAGGGTAAACGGGCTACCGATGCCCAGGCTATGGCAGCCCTGGGCGCCCGGCAGGTAAAGGACATTAACCAGGCAGCGGTCAACGAAGCTGTTAAGGCTGCCACCGGGGAGTATATCCGGGTAGGGGATTTTCAGCATAATTCCGGCGCCGATGCTTCCATGACTGTGGAAATCACGGATCAGGAGATGCGGGCCCTACTCTATGTAACTCCCCCGGGTGAGGGCGGCCATGATATTACCGTGGAAACCTACAAGAACTTTTTAAAGAGCAACCAGGTCTATTACGGCATCGACGAGGAATTTCTGGTGGAATTCGCCGACAACCCTTCTTATAAAGAAAAGATACTTATCGCCGAGGGGGCCCAGCCGGTCAATGGCCGGGACGCCTATTTGCAGTATAACTTTGAAACCGATCAGTCCAAGGTGCGTATTAAGGAAGGGGCCAATGGGAAGGTCGATTTCAAGGACCTGAACATCATTCAGAATGTGGTGGAATCCCAGCCCCTGGCCAAGAAAATAGCCCCGGAACGGGGCGCCCCTGGCAGAACCGTCACGGGCAAGCAACTAGCCGCCCGGGATGGCAAGGACATGGCCCTGCCCCTGGGGAAAAATGTCCATGTGGGAGACGACGGGGTTACCATCATCGCCGATATGAACGGCCAGGTGGTGGAGGTATCGGGTAAAATCAATGTGGAGCCCGTCTACACCGTCCAGGGGGATGTGAACCTCAAGACCGGCAACATTATGTTCCTGGGCACGGTGATCATCAATGGCAATGTGGAGGACGGTTTCTCCGTCCAGGCTGCGGGCAATATTGAAGTAAACGGTACTGTGGAAAAGGCGGAGCTGGATGCGGAAGGGGATATCATCGTCCACCAGGGAATCACCGGCAGCAAGGCCGGCTGCATAATCCGGGCGGGCAAATCCCTCTGGGCCCGGTTCATTGAGAACACCGCAATAGAGGCGGGAAATATGGTAGTAGCCTCGGATGGCATTATCAATTCCCGGGTGGATGCTTTTAAGCGGATCATTTGCCAGGGCAAGCGGGCTTCCATTGTAGGGGGCCGCCTCCGTGCGTCGGAAGAAATCAACGCCAAGGTACTGGGCAGCCCCACCGCAGGGACTGAAACGATCTGCGAAGTAGGGGTGGACCCCAAAACCAAGGAACTGCTTACCCAGCTTTTTGAAAAGAAGGCAACCATGGAAAAACAGCTGGAGGAAATCCAGCTCAATATACAGACCCTGGTCAATATCAAGAAACAGCGTAAATCCCTGCCCGAGGATAAGGAAAGCTACCTCGCGGAACTGGAAGAAAAACGGGTAGAGATCATCACGGATCTGAAAAAGAACGAGACCGAGATAGAAAAGGCCCAGGATTTTCTGGGCAACATTCAAGCCCGGGGCAGGGTTTCCGCATCCGCCAAGGTCTACCCGGGAGTCCGGATTATCATCAAAGATGCCAAGGAGGATGTCCGCACCGAGTACCGGGCGGTCACCTTTGTCCTTGAGAATGGCTTGGTTCAGGTAACCCAATACGAAGAGCCTGATGCTGAGGCAATGCGAGGTCCCGATGGCTATACAACCAATTGA
- the flhA gene encoding flagellar biosynthesis protein FlhA, producing MPNNLFGNRTELFMAVAVVAVVMMLIIPLPTILLDALMAMNLVLALLILLIVLYTRKATDFSIFPTILLVSTVFSLALNVSSTRLILTKGSSFDGRMVRAFSSFVVGSGGTEGLVVGAVIFVVIIAVQAMVITKGATRIAEVAARFALDALPGKQMAIEAEYNSQAITEEEAIARKNDLQREVDFYGAMDGSSKFISGNVKVGILITVVNVIGGFIIGMVIHGEPPALAISNYIAFAIGDGLLSQFPALLISTATGIIVTRSVSNGTFGEDVSEQFTRDARIYWIGAVALGALALLPGFPWYVLLPMAGLLVFMAIRLGRRQTKRDTAAAKTAEAKKAKPETEDMSPIVPLDPLSLELGYGLIPLVDREKGAELLERVHRIRRESGLDLGLVIPQIRIIDNIRLEPSEYCFKIQGVDVGRGKIRMGYYLCINPGGVKDELPGEKTRDPTFGLPALWVNEDKRDEAERAGYTVVDPPSIIATHLTDIIKRHAAEILGRQATQKILDTLKKDYPAVVEEAQKVLSLGEIQKVLQSLLREQVSIRNMVAILEALADYGQAAKTAKNMQFLVEKARQALSRQICLQFATDDRVLRVLTINQALEQKILDSAVETASGVISAMDPPTRMAWIKSLSRAVAAVQDQGWYPVILCSEAARYLVKSSSDRELPNLVVLSIPEIVPDISVEAVGEIKIESEVDGKLAG from the coding sequence ATGCCGAATAATCTTTTTGGAAACCGCACGGAACTTTTCATGGCCGTAGCGGTGGTGGCGGTGGTAATGATGCTGATCATACCCCTGCCCACCATACTCCTGGACGCCCTGATGGCCATGAACCTGGTTCTGGCTTTGCTCATATTACTGATCGTGCTCTATACCAGAAAAGCTACTGACTTCAGTATCTTCCCAACCATACTGTTGGTGTCCACGGTGTTCAGCCTGGCCCTGAACGTTTCCTCTACCCGGCTCATCCTGACCAAGGGCTCCTCTTTTGACGGCCGCATGGTCCGGGCCTTCTCCTCCTTTGTGGTGGGCTCCGGAGGAACCGAAGGCTTAGTGGTGGGCGCAGTGATATTCGTCGTTATCATCGCTGTGCAGGCCATGGTGATCACCAAGGGCGCCACCCGTATTGCGGAAGTGGCGGCCCGGTTTGCCCTGGACGCTCTGCCGGGTAAGCAGATGGCTATTGAGGCGGAGTACAATTCCCAGGCCATCACCGAAGAAGAGGCCATAGCCCGGAAGAACGATCTCCAGCGGGAGGTTGACTTCTACGGCGCCATGGACGGTTCCAGTAAATTTATCTCCGGCAACGTCAAGGTGGGGATACTCATCACGGTGGTGAATGTCATTGGGGGCTTCATCATCGGCATGGTGATCCACGGGGAGCCCCCAGCCCTGGCCATCTCTAACTATATCGCCTTTGCCATCGGGGACGGCCTCCTGTCCCAGTTCCCGGCGCTGCTCATTTCCACCGCCACGGGCATCATTGTTACCCGGTCGGTTTCCAACGGTACCTTCGGTGAGGATGTCTCAGAACAGTTTACCCGGGACGCCCGGATCTACTGGATAGGCGCGGTTGCCCTGGGCGCCCTTGCCCTGCTGCCCGGCTTCCCCTGGTACGTGCTCCTCCCCATGGCGGGGCTCCTGGTTTTCATGGCCATACGTCTGGGCCGGCGTCAGACCAAGCGGGATACCGCTGCGGCTAAAACTGCGGAGGCCAAGAAGGCCAAACCTGAAACCGAGGACATGTCCCCGATTGTGCCCCTGGATCCCCTGTCCCTGGAATTGGGCTACGGCCTGATCCCCCTGGTGGACCGGGAAAAAGGCGCGGAGCTCCTGGAACGGGTCCACCGCATACGCCGGGAATCCGGGCTGGACCTGGGGCTGGTAATTCCCCAGATACGGATCATCGACAACATACGGCTGGAACCTTCGGAGTACTGCTTCAAAATCCAGGGGGTCGATGTGGGCCGGGGCAAGATACGCATGGGCTACTATCTCTGCATCAACCCCGGGGGGGTCAAAGACGAACTGCCCGGGGAAAAAACCCGGGACCCCACCTTTGGGCTGCCCGCCCTTTGGGTCAATGAGGATAAACGGGACGAGGCTGAACGGGCGGGCTATACCGTGGTGGACCCCCCCTCGATCATCGCAACCCATTTAACGGACATTATCAAACGCCATGCTGCGGAGATACTGGGCCGCCAGGCTACTCAGAAGATATTGGACACCCTCAAAAAGGACTATCCCGCGGTGGTGGAAGAAGCCCAGAAGGTTCTCAGCTTAGGGGAGATTCAGAAGGTGCTCCAGTCCCTGCTCCGGGAACAGGTGTCCATCCGTAATATGGTCGCCATCCTGGAAGCCCTGGCGGATTACGGCCAGGCCGCCAAGACTGCCAAAAATATGCAGTTCCTCGTGGAAAAGGCCCGGCAGGCCCTGAGCCGGCAGATCTGTTTGCAGTTTGCCACTGACGACCGGGTCCTCCGGGTGCTGACCATCAACCAGGCCCTGGAGCAGAAGATCCTGGACAGCGCCGTGGAAACCGCCTCAGGTGTCATATCTGCCATGGACCCGCCTACCAGGATGGCCTGGATCAAGTCCCTTTCCCGGGCGGTGGCGGCGGTTCAGGACCAGGGCTGGTACCCGGTGATCCTTTGTTCTGAAGCTGCCCGGTATTTGGTAAAATCTTCATCGGATCGGGAACTGCCGAATCTGGTGGTGCTTTCTATTCCCGAGATCGTACCGGACATTTCCGTAGAAGCGGTGGGGGAAATCAAAATAGAAAGCGAAGTGGATGGGAAATTAGCCGGATGA